A section of the Methanosarcina mazei S-6 genome encodes:
- the scpB gene encoding SMC-Scp complex subunit ScpB, translated as MSELEIIEAALFAAGRAVSLEKLMKITGKPKKNVSSAVQELMGAYSSRRSGLEILDLGDRYVMQVKPEYSELMREVAPKELSAPKLRTLSMIAYHQPLLQSDLIEMRGSGAYDHIKDLIERGFVESVPCGRSRQLSTTPLFADYFGLKKNDPKAIKEKIIELLRAQGGQSEINLWVGKKTIAVTPMYESLMKMCGIKDYFVVNAYCPSKEEISRLLEADVLIVTAGYLDTVKQHCDGEILEVRSTTFGDLIEAVSLISEELSDEVDPEAVENTLRKIRGTREKYVASAMLIEKKVKPATDMVSKIVNDLNIRISTEGILIAPDYGTSGEGVSIGKGAKILVPTHRSVEGDLLERVYKKYDSIIEGLKNFED; from the coding sequence ATGAGTGAGCTTGAAATTATCGAAGCGGCTCTTTTTGCTGCAGGCAGGGCAGTAAGCCTTGAAAAACTTATGAAAATTACCGGGAAGCCGAAAAAAAATGTCTCTTCGGCAGTTCAGGAGCTGATGGGTGCTTATTCTTCCCGGAGGTCGGGTCTTGAAATCCTTGATCTTGGAGACCGCTATGTCATGCAGGTGAAGCCTGAGTATTCCGAACTCATGCGTGAGGTTGCCCCAAAAGAACTCTCAGCTCCCAAACTCCGGACTCTGTCCATGATTGCTTATCATCAGCCCCTTCTCCAGTCCGACCTCATTGAAATGAGAGGCAGTGGAGCTTATGACCACATAAAAGACCTGATTGAAAGAGGTTTTGTCGAGTCTGTTCCCTGTGGAAGGAGCAGGCAGCTTTCCACCACCCCTCTGTTTGCAGATTATTTCGGGCTCAAAAAGAACGATCCCAAAGCTATAAAAGAGAAAATTATCGAGTTATTGAGGGCTCAGGGCGGTCAGAGTGAGATCAACCTCTGGGTCGGGAAAAAGACCATTGCAGTGACTCCTATGTACGAGTCCCTTATGAAGATGTGCGGGATTAAAGATTATTTTGTTGTGAATGCTTACTGCCCTTCCAAAGAGGAAATTTCTCGCCTGCTTGAAGCTGATGTTCTTATAGTTACTGCCGGTTACCTCGATACGGTAAAACAACACTGCGATGGTGAGATCCTTGAGGTCCGTTCGACAACCTTTGGAGACCTTATTGAGGCAGTTTCCTTAATCTCTGAAGAACTTTCCGATGAAGTAGACCCTGAAGCTGTGGAAAACACTCTTCGGAAAATCAGGGGGACAAGAGAAAAATATGTAGCTTCAGCCATGCTCATTGAGAAGAAAGTAAAACCTGCAACTGATATGGTCTCAAAAATCGTCAATGATCTAAATATAAGGATTTCTACGGAAGGCATCCTTATAGCTCCTGATTACGGGACTTCGGGCGAGGGAGTAAGTATCGGAAAAGGGGCTAAAATTCTGGTCCCCACCCACCGCAGTGTAGAGGGAGATCTTCTTGAGAGGGTATATAAAAAATATGACTCTATCATTGAAGGTTTAAAAAATTTTGAGGACTGA
- a CDS encoding TATA-box-binding protein — MSESSIKIENVVASTKLAEEFDLTVIESQFEGAEYNKQKFPGLVYRVSDPKAAFLVFTSGKVVCTGAKNVADVHTVIGNMAKKLNSIGIKTMENPQITVQNIVASADLHTILNLNAIAIGLGLENIEYEPEQFPGLVYRIDEPKVVVLIFSSGKLVVTGGKTPEDCESGVEVVRQQLDNMGLL, encoded by the coding sequence ATGAGCGAATCTAGCATCAAAATCGAAAACGTGGTTGCATCCACCAAACTCGCTGAAGAGTTTGATTTAACTGTGATAGAATCCCAGTTCGAAGGGGCTGAGTATAACAAACAGAAGTTCCCTGGACTCGTCTACAGAGTCTCTGACCCTAAAGCCGCTTTTCTGGTATTTACTTCCGGAAAGGTTGTCTGCACAGGAGCAAAAAACGTTGCTGACGTGCACACAGTTATTGGCAACATGGCAAAAAAGCTGAACAGCATCGGGATCAAAACAATGGAAAACCCGCAGATTACTGTTCAGAATATAGTCGCTTCAGCAGATCTGCACACCATTCTTAACCTCAATGCAATTGCAATCGGGCTTGGGCTTGAGAATATTGAATACGAACCCGAGCAGTTTCCTGGTCTTGTATACAGAATTGATGAGCCCAAAGTAGTTGTGCTTATCTTCAGCTCCGGAAAACTGGTAGTTACAGGCGGCAAGACGCCTGAAGATTGCGAGAGCGGCGTTGAAGTAGTCCGTCAGCAGCTCGACAATATGGGGCTTTTATAA
- a CDS encoding TATA-box-binding protein: protein MSESSIKIENVVASTKLAEEFDLTVIESEFEGAEYNKQKFPGLVYRVSDPKAAFLVFTSGKVVCTGTKNVADVHTVVGNLAKKLNSIGIKTIEDPQITVQNIVASADLHTILNLNAIAIGLGLENIEYEPEQFPGLVYRIDEPKVVVLIFSSGKLVVAGGKSPEDCERSVEVVRQQLDSMGLL from the coding sequence ATGAGCGAATCTAGTATCAAGATCGAAAATGTGGTTGCATCCACCAAACTCGCTGAAGAATTCGACTTAACTGTTATCGAATCAGAGTTCGAAGGAGCAGAGTACAACAAGCAGAAGTTCCCCGGGCTCGTTTACAGGGTTTCAGATCCTAAAGCTGCATTTCTGGTCTTTACTTCCGGCAAGGTTGTCTGTACAGGGACGAAAAATGTTGCCGATGTACACACAGTTGTAGGCAATTTGGCGAAAAAGCTGAACAGTATAGGGATTAAGACCATAGAGGACCCTCAGATTACTGTCCAGAATATTGTTGCTTCCGCAGACCTGCATACTATTTTGAACCTTAATGCAATTGCAATAGGGCTTGGACTTGAAAACATTGAATACGAGCCTGAGCAGTTTCCTGGTCTTGTATACAGAATTGATGAGCCCAAAGTAGTTGTGCTTATCTTCAGCTCCGGAAAACTGGTAGTTGCAGGCGGTAAGAGCCCTGAAGATTGCGAGAGGAGCGTGGAAGTAGTCCGCCAGCAGCTCGACAGTATGGGTCTTTTATAA
- the aglJ gene encoding S-layer glycoprotein N-glycosyltransferase AglJ, whose protein sequence is MNNADVCILIPTLNEAATIGELIKDFKKEGFSNILVIDGNSRDGTAQIAEAEGARVVLQTGRGKGQAMIQAFGLIECPYVIMVDGDGTYLAKEAPFLLRPVLEGTADHVIGNRLEKYSRGSFTKLNLVGNRLINTLFDTVYGVQLRDILSGYRAFTLESIRELELNKTGFEIETEISVECVLKKQRVEEISITYLPRSKKGATKLNPVKDGIRIGSTIYRLAKVHNPMFYFGIIGFAFIIAGLFTGTYVVVEWFKDITHVLLSVLTALFIIFGLQMFIFGMLSDLIVTLHRQTVNLIQERNKQRK, encoded by the coding sequence GTGAATAATGCAGATGTTTGCATCCTCATTCCTACACTTAACGAAGCTGCAACTATAGGGGAGCTCATTAAAGACTTTAAGAAAGAAGGCTTTTCCAATATTCTGGTAATAGATGGAAACAGCAGGGACGGAACAGCACAGATTGCAGAAGCTGAAGGCGCAAGAGTTGTCCTGCAGACCGGAAGGGGAAAGGGGCAGGCAATGATCCAGGCTTTTGGACTCATCGAATGCCCCTATGTAATAATGGTTGACGGGGACGGGACATATCTTGCAAAAGAAGCTCCTTTTCTTCTAAGGCCTGTTCTGGAAGGAACAGCCGACCATGTTATAGGCAACCGGCTGGAAAAATATTCTCGGGGCTCTTTTACAAAACTGAACCTGGTTGGCAACCGCCTGATAAATACGCTCTTTGACACCGTTTATGGGGTGCAGTTAAGGGATATCCTCTCAGGTTACCGTGCGTTCACGCTTGAGAGTATAAGGGAGCTTGAGCTTAATAAAACAGGATTTGAGATTGAGACCGAAATATCAGTAGAATGTGTCCTGAAAAAGCAGAGAGTCGAAGAGATTTCGATTACTTATCTCCCCAGAAGTAAAAAAGGTGCAACCAAGCTAAACCCCGTAAAAGACGGAATAAGAATCGGTTCTACTATTTACAGGCTTGCAAAAGTTCATAACCCTATGTTTTATTTTGGGATCATTGGTTTTGCCTTTATTATTGCAGGTCTGTTTACAGGAACCTATGTGGTAGTTGAGTGGTTCAAGGATATCACTCATGTTCTCCTTTCAGTTCTCACGGCCCTGTTTATTATATTCGGACTTCAGATGTTTATTTTCGGGATGCTCAGCGACCTTATAGTAACTCTTCACAGGCAAACGGTCAACCTGATCCAGGAAAGAAATAAGCAGAGAAAATGA
- the thiC gene encoding phosphomethylpyrimidine synthase ThiC, translated as MTIVEDAKKGIITEEMKIVAKDEGLDPEFIRRGIAAGRIVIPTSPYRQVKLCGLGEGLRTKINASIGVSSDIVDDEMEVKKAIAAEKAGADTLMELGTGGDFLGIRKKVIDSISLSVGSVPLYQAFIEAARKYGSIVHMTEDELFKATEDQAKLGTNFMAIHTGVNNITLDRLKAHGRYGGLCSRGGAFMSAWMMHNEKENPLYSQFDYLVEILKEHEVVLSTGNGMRAGATHDATDRAQIQELIINTELGQRAHDAGLQVIIEGPGHIPLDQIETNVKIMKEMSGHKPFYMLGPLATDIAPGYDHIVTAIGASLSASYGCDFLCYVTPAEHLALPNIEDVITGVKTSKIAAHIGDMVKYPERARQWDLDMGRARRDLDWEKMYSLALDPEHARAVRNSRAPEDSDACTMCGNFCALKIVNQNYNLAK; from the coding sequence ATGACAATTGTGGAAGATGCAAAAAAAGGAATTATCACCGAAGAGATGAAGATCGTCGCAAAGGATGAAGGACTTGACCCTGAATTCATCCGCCGCGGTATTGCAGCCGGAAGAATCGTTATCCCCACCTCTCCTTACAGGCAGGTAAAGCTCTGTGGACTCGGAGAAGGTCTGAGGACCAAAATCAACGCTTCTATCGGTGTATCTTCTGACATCGTTGACGACGAAATGGAAGTCAAGAAGGCAATCGCTGCCGAGAAGGCAGGTGCCGACACACTCATGGAACTGGGTACCGGTGGAGACTTCCTCGGGATCAGGAAAAAAGTAATTGACAGCATCTCCCTTTCTGTCGGGTCTGTTCCTCTCTACCAGGCTTTCATCGAAGCCGCAAGGAAGTACGGTTCAATTGTGCACATGACTGAAGACGAGCTCTTCAAGGCAACTGAAGACCAGGCAAAGCTCGGGACCAACTTCATGGCAATCCACACAGGTGTAAACAACATCACCCTTGACAGGCTTAAAGCACACGGAAGGTATGGCGGTCTCTGCTCCCGCGGCGGTGCCTTCATGAGCGCTTGGATGATGCACAACGAAAAGGAAAACCCGCTTTACTCTCAGTTCGACTACCTTGTTGAGATCCTCAAGGAACATGAAGTAGTTCTCTCAACCGGGAACGGGATGCGCGCAGGAGCAACCCACGACGCAACAGACCGCGCCCAGATTCAGGAACTGATCATCAACACAGAACTCGGCCAGAGAGCCCACGATGCAGGCCTGCAGGTCATCATCGAAGGTCCAGGTCACATCCCACTCGACCAGATCGAGACCAATGTCAAGATCATGAAGGAAATGAGCGGTCACAAGCCCTTCTACATGCTCGGACCCCTCGCAACCGACATCGCCCCCGGCTACGACCACATCGTAACCGCAATCGGCGCATCCCTTTCAGCTTCCTATGGCTGTGACTTCCTCTGCTACGTGACCCCTGCAGAGCACCTTGCCCTCCCCAACATCGAAGATGTTATCACAGGTGTCAAGACCTCCAAGATCGCAGCTCACATAGGGGACATGGTAAAGTATCCTGAAAGAGCAAGACAGTGGGACCTTGACATGGGCCGTGCCAGGAGAGACCTGGACTGGGAAAAGATGTACTCTCTCGCCCTGGACCCCGAACACGCCAGAGCAGTCAGGAACAGCAGGGCACCTGAAGACTCAGATGCATGCACAATGTGCGGAAACTTCTGCGCCCTCAAGATCGTTAACCAGAACTACAACCTTGCAAAATAA
- a CDS encoding DUF4367 domain-containing protein produces the protein MSGTEGKYVSTRDLNLLNWKLENVNLTMTSSLEKNKLLKIAESMVVKK, from the coding sequence ATCAGTGGAACCGAAGGAAAATATGTTTCAACAAGGGATTTGAACCTGTTGAACTGGAAGCTTGAAAACGTTAACCTGACCATGACCTCTTCCCTGGAAAAAAACAAGCTTTTGAAAATTGCTGAATCAATGGTGGTAAAGAAATAA
- a CDS encoding LolA family protein, with translation MVTKKVLFLLVLVILALFTSGCTERELSAEEIVSRMMEKQGSIQDYSYTMHMTSYIGKQVVENEFNSIYKKPHMMKNFIKEPGKEEETLVLSDGEFRWTYIPGTNTVMKTKIPDTPELNENDYLLLVKIALNDTNLSMLGTEEVEGRKKAYLLEATPKKTGEQVPEYSMKVWIDKETWMFLGYEMYDSSESNKTLISKVEIRDLKVNTGIPDSEFVFKIPEGATVQTIETIETVEHGELNPSGELSLKEAEERVGFEILIPEYLPESYEFSHAIVYKTDKTSPEGKAYETVSLTYKYGENSIIITETVYEGSQTQDAAIMDPA, from the coding sequence ATGGTAACAAAGAAAGTGCTATTCTTGCTGGTCCTCGTAATTCTGGCCCTTTTCACATCGGGCTGCACGGAAAGAGAGCTGAGCGCTGAAGAGATTGTATCCCGGATGATGGAAAAACAGGGCAGCATTCAGGATTATTCGTACACGATGCATATGACCTCCTATATAGGGAAACAGGTTGTAGAAAATGAGTTTAACTCCATATACAAAAAACCGCACATGATGAAAAATTTCATAAAAGAGCCGGGAAAGGAAGAAGAGACACTTGTGCTCTCTGATGGAGAATTCAGGTGGACTTATATCCCTGGGACAAACACAGTTATGAAAACAAAAATTCCCGATACCCCGGAGTTAAACGAAAATGACTATCTTTTACTCGTAAAAATCGCCCTTAACGATACGAACCTATCTATGCTCGGGACAGAGGAAGTTGAAGGAAGGAAAAAAGCTTACCTGCTAGAAGCGACTCCGAAAAAGACAGGAGAACAGGTCCCTGAATACAGCATGAAAGTCTGGATAGACAAAGAAACCTGGATGTTCCTCGGATACGAAATGTACGATAGCAGTGAGAGCAATAAGACGCTGATTTCAAAAGTAGAAATCCGGGACCTGAAAGTAAACACCGGAATTCCGGATTCTGAGTTTGTATTCAAAATCCCGGAAGGAGCAACCGTACAGACCATTGAAACAATAGAGACCGTGGAACACGGAGAATTGAATCCTTCTGGAGAATTAAGCCTTAAAGAAGCTGAGGAACGTGTCGGGTTTGAAATCCTGATCCCGGAGTACCTGCCAGAAAGTTATGAATTCAGCCATGCTATAGTCTACAAAACAGATAAAACATCTCCAGAAGGTAAGGCTTACGAAACGGTCTCCCTGACTTACAAATATGGAGAAAACAGCATAATTATTACAGAAACCGTATATGAAGGAAGCCAAACCCAGGATGCTGCAATCATGGATCCTGCCTAA
- a CDS encoding LolA family protein — protein sequence MKTRKTLTTLTLLILLFPALFVSGCTEELSAEKIAEQIQEKEDSIQDYSYTMQMTSYFGEETQESETRVLQKKPNKSKAIAIEPEEEAGTIAISDGEFMWTYDPKTNTVIKMEMPNTPVLGEIDYVGIISELLNETEVSLLGMEEIEGRPAYLLKTSPKEEGEGIQLVDEMKLWVDKETWMPLRYEMYNSDGDLVIELEILDLKINTGIPDSEFVFEVPEGATLKTVDLDSFEP from the coding sequence ATGAAAACCCGGAAAACACTTACAACACTTACATTGCTGATCCTGCTGTTTCCGGCCCTTTTTGTATCGGGCTGTACCGAGGAACTCAGCGCGGAAAAAATTGCAGAACAGATACAGGAAAAAGAAGACAGCATCCAGGATTATTCGTATACGATGCAGATGACTTCATACTTTGGAGAAGAGACACAGGAAAGCGAGACCCGAGTCCTGCAAAAGAAACCGAACAAATCAAAAGCAATTGCAATAGAACCTGAAGAAGAAGCAGGCACCATCGCAATTTCGGATGGAGAATTTATGTGGACATATGACCCGAAAACAAATACGGTCATAAAAATGGAAATGCCGAATACTCCGGTACTGGGGGAGATAGATTACGTAGGGATTATTAGCGAGTTACTGAACGAAACGGAGGTCTCCCTACTTGGTATGGAGGAAATCGAAGGAAGGCCCGCATACCTGCTTAAGACTAGCCCGAAAGAGGAAGGAGAAGGAATACAGCTTGTAGATGAGATGAAACTCTGGGTGGACAAAGAAACCTGGATGCCTCTAAGGTATGAAATGTATAACAGCGATGGAGACCTGGTGATAGAGCTCGAGATCCTCGACCTGAAAATTAATACAGGGATCCCGGACTCCGAGTTTGTATTCGAGGTGCCGGAAGGGGCAACCTTAAAGACCGTGGACCTCGACTCGTTCGAACCTTGA
- a CDS encoding methylated-DNA--[protein]-cysteine S-methyltransferase, protein MYYHIIKSPIYPILLAGDEKGLKHLIFLKDERKAKIPNDWVENKDFFREVSNQLEAYFSGKLKTFDVKLAPQGTEFQKSVWKALCEIPCGETRTYGEIAKRIQNPKAYRAVGLANNRNPIAIIVPCHRVIGANGKLTGYASGLDIKEFLLKLEENNLK, encoded by the coding sequence ATGTATTATCACATAATCAAATCCCCTATCTACCCAATTCTTCTCGCAGGAGATGAAAAAGGGCTGAAACATCTTATTTTCTTGAAAGACGAAAGAAAAGCTAAAATCCCCAATGACTGGGTAGAAAATAAAGATTTTTTCAGGGAAGTCTCTAACCAGCTTGAAGCTTATTTTTCGGGAAAACTCAAGACTTTTGATGTAAAGCTGGCTCCGCAAGGAACTGAATTCCAGAAATCCGTCTGGAAAGCTTTATGTGAAATCCCTTGTGGAGAGACCCGAACTTACGGGGAGATCGCAAAAAGAATTCAGAACCCGAAGGCTTACAGGGCTGTCGGGCTTGCAAACAACAGGAATCCGATTGCAATAATTGTGCCCTGCCACAGGGTTATCGGGGCGAATGGAAAACTTACGGGCTACGCGAGCGGGCTGGATATAAAAGAGTTTCTACTAAAACTTGAAGAAAACAATTTGAAATAA
- a CDS encoding epoxyqueuosine reductase, giving the protein MELKDKIENFIKEAAVNPGTEIRYREPLVGYASARDPIFEEMKKIIGSHHLHPKEIFPEAKTVVSFFLPFEKELVKLNWKSQGPVKEWIQAKGETDRLIGEISERLIVELAKNGIEAVVPSIVFDYKNKGFAVTWSHKSAAYAAGLGTFGVHQMLITKAGCAGRFGTILISAEIPPTQRPAEEFCRYKKGEKCLVCVDRCPAGAINIKGVDTEKCFRLLQENAKAFPELNQLACGKCATGPCALRSR; this is encoded by the coding sequence ATGGAGCTCAAAGACAAGATCGAGAATTTTATCAAAGAAGCCGCCGTAAACCCTGGTACTGAGATTCGATATCGTGAACCTCTCGTAGGCTACGCTTCAGCCAGAGATCCAATTTTTGAGGAAATGAAGAAAATCATTGGCTCTCATCACCTGCACCCAAAAGAGATCTTTCCCGAAGCAAAAACGGTTGTCTCGTTTTTCCTGCCGTTTGAAAAAGAACTTGTAAAGCTGAACTGGAAATCTCAGGGACCTGTAAAGGAATGGATTCAGGCTAAAGGAGAAACAGACCGTCTGATAGGAGAAATCAGTGAGAGACTGATTGTTGAGCTGGCAAAAAACGGCATAGAAGCAGTTGTGCCTTCAATTGTTTTTGATTACAAAAATAAGGGTTTTGCTGTTACATGGTCCCATAAAAGTGCAGCTTACGCTGCCGGGCTGGGCACTTTCGGTGTCCACCAAATGCTGATCACGAAAGCCGGATGTGCTGGCCGTTTCGGGACAATACTGATTTCTGCAGAGATCCCTCCTACTCAACGTCCGGCTGAAGAATTCTGCCGTTACAAAAAAGGAGAAAAATGTCTTGTCTGTGTGGACAGGTGTCCGGCTGGTGCCATTAACATAAAAGGGGTAGACACAGAGAAGTGTTTCAGGCTGCTTCAGGAAAACGCAAAGGCTTTTCCGGAGCTTAACCAGCTTGCCTGCGGAAAATGCGCAACCGGACCCTGTGCTCTCAGGTCTCGCTGA
- a CDS encoding DUF1616 domain-containing protein, whose product MKYTKIILILIFISLSILASGCGEKMNNEKTGESLKEPYTEFYILGPEGKADNYPVDYVLGGNGTVIVGIVNHEQKPVNYTMEVKLENTPLPLPPDKQYISLRDNATWEKAVTITPPFEGTNMMLGFSLYKEGEKNIVEGDLCTPYRGVYLGINVYQNISENNSITAI is encoded by the coding sequence ATGAAGTATACAAAAATAATACTCATACTGATTTTCATCAGTCTTTCTATTCTCGCATCCGGGTGCGGGGAAAAAATGAACAACGAAAAAACAGGAGAGTCTTTAAAGGAACCTTACACAGAATTTTATATCCTGGGGCCTGAAGGAAAAGCCGACAACTATCCAGTAGATTACGTTCTTGGAGGGAATGGAACCGTAATAGTTGGAATTGTAAACCATGAGCAGAAACCTGTCAATTATACAATGGAGGTTAAGCTTGAAAACACGCCTCTGCCTTTACCTCCTGATAAGCAGTATATAAGTCTCAGGGACAACGCAACATGGGAAAAAGCAGTTACCATAACCCCACCATTTGAAGGAACGAATATGATGCTTGGATTTTCGCTCTACAAGGAAGGCGAGAAAAACATAGTTGAAGGAGATCTCTGCACGCCTTATAGAGGCGTCTACCTGGGGATAAATGTATATCAGAATATCTCGGAGAATAATTCGATAACAGCGATATAA
- a CDS encoding SAM hydrolase/SAM-dependent halogenase family protein yields MSIISLTTDFGGLYPAAMKAVILGINPEAQIVDVTHSIRQASIREGAFALYSLVPYFPAKSVHVGVVDPGVGTSRRALALKAGPEGEEQFFVGPDNGLMIPAARRLGDMEVYEITNREIMLNSEISATFHGRDIFAPVGARLSKGMPIETVGNRVSDFVNLDFENYGVDGQFLVGEVVYTDNFGNVITNIPEDAVLKFRTFGSQVEVNGRKVFFVQTYGFVGQGDALILIGSHGFLEIAINKGNAALQFGLRSGDTVTIKVL; encoded by the coding sequence ATGTCTATAATTTCCCTTACCACCGATTTTGGAGGCCTCTACCCCGCAGCCATGAAAGCCGTCATTCTTGGAATTAACCCCGAAGCGCAGATCGTTGATGTAACCCATTCTATCCGGCAGGCAAGTATCAGAGAGGGCGCCTTTGCACTGTACTCGCTTGTCCCTTATTTCCCGGCTAAAAGCGTGCACGTGGGAGTTGTCGACCCCGGAGTGGGGACTTCCCGCCGTGCCCTTGCCCTGAAAGCAGGTCCGGAAGGTGAAGAACAGTTTTTTGTTGGTCCTGATAACGGGCTTATGATCCCTGCAGCCCGCCGCCTTGGAGATATGGAAGTTTATGAGATCACAAACAGGGAAATAATGCTTAATTCGGAAATTTCTGCAACTTTTCACGGCAGGGACATTTTTGCACCTGTAGGGGCCAGACTCTCTAAAGGTATGCCAATCGAGACTGTTGGGAATAGAGTTTCGGATTTTGTAAACCTGGATTTCGAAAATTATGGGGTTGATGGGCAATTTCTTGTAGGGGAAGTCGTTTATACTGATAATTTCGGGAATGTGATTACAAATATCCCTGAGGATGCGGTCCTGAAGTTCCGTACTTTCGGCTCACAGGTGGAAGTTAACGGCAGAAAAGTCTTTTTTGTTCAGACCTATGGTTTTGTAGGGCAGGGAGATGCGCTTATTCTTATTGGCAGTCATGGCTTTCTGGAAATTGCAATTAACAAAGGTAATGCGGCTCTGCAGTTCGGACTCAGAAGTGGAGATACTGTGACAATAAAGGTCCTTTGA
- a CDS encoding GNAT family N-acetyltransferase yields the protein MEIIKVTGSKKEYIDLLLLADEQEDMVDKYLERGEMFVLNDNGVKAECVVTKESNGIYELKNIAVQPDCQRKGYGKALIKFLFSFYPDFRTILVGTGNSPVTLNFYKSCGFTESHRIRNFLLTIMTIQYIKMGNSLLT from the coding sequence ATGGAAATCATAAAAGTTACAGGAAGTAAAAAAGAATATATAGATCTGCTATTGCTGGCGGACGAGCAGGAAGACATGGTAGATAAATATCTCGAGCGTGGCGAAATGTTTGTTCTGAATGACAATGGGGTAAAAGCTGAATGCGTGGTTACAAAAGAATCAAACGGTATTTACGAACTAAAAAACATCGCGGTTCAGCCTGATTGTCAGCGAAAAGGCTATGGAAAAGCTCTGATAAAGTTTCTGTTCTCCTTCTATCCAGATTTCAGAACTATTCTTGTCGGAACAGGAAACAGCCCTGTAACTCTAAATTTTTATAAGAGTTGTGGTTTTACGGAGTCGCATCGTATCAGGAATTTTTTACTGACAATTATGACCATCCAATATATAAAAATGGGAAACAGCTTGTTGACATGA
- a CDS encoding radical SAM protein: MIEKDEDGIYIGTVPELKGCYSYGDINDPLFHFYPNFFLEKQNAIVMSRFDPILASRALWQIRIKKRPFVLSHGVNANCNMRCKFCEYWRKEPGKEPSRDEVFRLLNDAKKFGIGVYNAWTTEPLLRKDLPLIMARAKELGMVTSMVTNGKLLYERVEELENVDYLSVSVDGTESYKEIRKMDFGTLLKGLKKAIEVRKLQKQKNPILMNCVLTGKNLDDIETLILLAEKLGVKISFEPVHEFPGISREIWEEIGIRDKEKFRSTVNLIIEMKEKGYPIINSKTYLGMVRDEKKDYKCRASGIIINVTHDGTAETCRVHQEPLGNVMKDGFEKVWKNSAQRREEIVENCKGCLFFGYTENSLMQSFNPEVLMHYEWM; encoded by the coding sequence TTGATCGAAAAGGATGAAGATGGAATCTACATAGGAACTGTTCCCGAACTGAAAGGGTGCTATAGCTATGGAGATATTAATGACCCCCTTTTCCATTTTTACCCGAATTTCTTTTTAGAAAAACAAAACGCGATTGTTATGTCCCGATTTGATCCCATCCTTGCTTCAAGAGCACTCTGGCAAATAAGAATCAAAAAACGCCCTTTTGTCCTCTCTCACGGCGTAAATGCTAATTGTAATATGCGCTGCAAGTTCTGTGAATACTGGAGGAAAGAACCCGGAAAAGAACCGTCCAGAGACGAGGTCTTCAGGCTGCTCAATGATGCAAAAAAATTTGGAATCGGAGTTTACAATGCCTGGACCACGGAACCTCTCCTCAGAAAGGACCTGCCCCTCATAATGGCTCGCGCAAAGGAACTCGGGATGGTTACTTCCATGGTCACGAACGGGAAGCTTCTTTACGAAAGAGTGGAAGAGCTTGAGAATGTGGACTACCTTTCGGTTTCAGTAGACGGGACAGAAAGCTATAAAGAAATCAGGAAAATGGATTTCGGAACCCTTCTGAAAGGCTTGAAAAAAGCTATTGAGGTAAGAAAACTCCAGAAGCAGAAAAACCCGATCCTGATGAACTGCGTGCTCACAGGAAAGAACCTTGATGATATTGAAACCCTTATTTTGCTTGCAGAAAAACTGGGTGTGAAAATTTCTTTTGAACCAGTACATGAGTTCCCCGGAATCAGCCGGGAAATATGGGAAGAAATAGGAATCAGGGATAAGGAAAAGTTCCGCAGCACCGTTAACCTCATAATCGAGATGAAAGAAAAGGGCTACCCCATAATCAATTCCAAGACCTACCTGGGGATGGTCAGGGACGAAAAAAAGGATTACAAATGCAGAGCAAGTGGCATTATTATTAACGTTACGCATGACGGAACTGCCGAGACCTGCCGTGTGCATCAGGAACCTCTTGGAAACGTTATGAAAGACGGTTTTGAAAAGGTATGGAAGAACTCTGCGCAGCGCAGGGAAGAGATCGTAGAAAACTGTAAAGGCTGCCTCTTTTTTGGATATACGGAAAACAGTTTAATGCAGAGTTTCAATCCTGAAGTTTTAATGCATTACGAATGGATGTGA